The Sminthopsis crassicaudata isolate SCR6 chromosome 5, ASM4859323v1, whole genome shotgun sequence genome contains the following window.
AAAGACTCCTCCACTGTCCCCCTGGCAGGCATCTTGCTTTAGGGTCCTATTTCCAGCACAGAACATGTTTGAGGAAAATACCTCAGTTCTATTTTTCTCCAGAAGCCAGTTCTCACAAGCCTCTCGCTTGGCAATGGGTAGTCGCACATATTTCAGCTGGCTAACCAGTCGGCCTCTTTCCATCCCAAAGCCACTGACGTAACCCATCAAGCCACTGTTATAGAGAGTCTCACTGTCTGGCAAACAGATGGGGAGGATGTTGGGGCTCAAGGAGACTCTGTTCTCTAATTCCAATAGTGCAATGTCACCCTCAAAATTGTTTGGCTCTTCTTGACGGTAGTCTGGATGTACAATGACCCTTCGGACGGTGTGAGTCCCCAGCCTTATGATTTCCTCTAGGTCTGTGTGTCCTAGAAAAACTTCCACAGTTTGGTTCTTTTGGGAGAAGCTGTCCTTGGGGTAGATGGTATGGGCAGCTGTGAGGATCCAGCGATCCCCAAGTAAAGCTCCTCCTCCACGTCCATAAATGATGGTGAGTGCCTGCCATGGAAAGTTTCCCAGCTTTGCTTTGGATGCATCCAGGGCCCCCTGATCCTGGTCAATAGGGATGAATGGTTGTCCACACACTAGAAttccagagagagaaggaaaagaatgtcATTTATATCATCATAACCATAGTACATGGATGAAGGACAACTTTCTGTGGCAAACTGTCCACCATACAAagagagtcacatagctacttcCCTCTGCTAAGGATGAGGTTCAGGGAAATAACTGTTTAAGATAGGTGTAAATCTTGAGTAATGATGCAAACAACAAAGAAATATAGACAAAATCATGTATGTCACAAGTAAATGAACTGAGTATTAGTGGGCAAGAATTGATTGCTTATTTTGGGATTGACTTTCTTGATAGGAGAAACAACAGGGTATGATAGAAAGAAAACTAGTCTCAGAGGCCAGGAAGAGCGACCTCCAGCATATTCTGGAATGTATGTCAATCCTCTTTCTAAGACTATGAATTGGAAAGGGGTGCCAAACCTACACTGGTAAAAGGAGCTTCCAAATCCAGCAGTTTCCAGTGCTAATGAAATGACAGGTCCACTATTTGTTCCTATTCTCCTAATATTCTCCTTTATCTCTTGCTTCATTGGAAACTTGCCCTTTGAATGTCCAGAAGGAAAAATTTGAGcaaatgaaaaaagtatgttGATTTATgccttttctctccatttcaatATGTATCCATCTTTTCCACCTGACTCATATGGGAATTTCTCCAATTTCATAAGGAAAGTGATTAACAATTCATTTGTCTAGACATATTGCTGGGTTGCCTCTCTCAGGGGCACTGTTATTTTAAAAGAGAGGACCTTATGACAGAGGAATTGTctaacaataatattttagtCATCTAATCAAGGATAATTCTTTTAGGGGTGGAAAATGTCTTAAATCAAATGGAGCTGCTTAGTCTTGGGTTGATTgggtttcttctcttcctttacccTATTTGACATTCTCCTGCTGTGTTGTGTCCCTTTGTCACTTTTTTCATCCtgtatagaatttttaaaatcctaaaacaAGAATATTTTTCCAAAGGTCCCATGTGAGACCTCCCCCTTGGTCTGGGACCATAGACTAGTTCAGTGGTAGCTACGTATCATACTGTGGACCACTATTGGGCCAACCTTACTTTTAGTGCTTTGtaaaatcttttataaatattcttcttAAAAATCTATAAACCTTAAAAACCAACTGCATTTTCTTCTTGCATCCTATTTCTCCCATCCTTGACTTTCTCCTGCCACTTCTTCCCTTTTGAGCCACTGAGAATCATTAACTGAATGTTAGAACAAtctgaaatagaaaatttagaaattgtGAGAGATGTGAAGTTTTTAGAAATGgacaatgtgatttttttttggggggggtggacTATGCATAAGTGCATTTATTGACTATTTgagggttttaaaattttttgctccaaggaggattctgggaagatggtgggaGTAGGctggtaaatttcaaactctccagatttccccccaaacagaacaaatttgtgtctCAGGGGAACATAGACTGTGAATAATCAAGAAGACATGGGGCCTAACAGGGATCTTCCTGGTACAATCCAAGAAGATCATAAGAAAGCCCCCAGGCCCAAGATTAACCCAAGTGaaatgcaaacacctccaggctagctccatagaaacaccaagtggggatcCTTGGGACAAGCTGGGTTTGGCcagagcctcagcaggaaccacaggaATTTCCACCTCCCAGACTGCATGTGGAGTCAGAATTTGAGtttgggaagactgagggaacctctgctgattaggaatgccaggcctggCTGTGCTGCAGAGACAGGGTTTTGGGTGGGAAGAAGAAGCACACTAGAAGTGCAGAGGTAGGGAGACAAAAACATTGTTGGCTATAGGCACTTGCAGAAGGGTGGAGCTCTTGGCTAGGGGCTCCAGGTCGGAGGAAagaactgaagtgaagctagaggcactatTCCCCCTATCCCACAATTATagatgcttacactaataattattattttttaaaaaaattaaaaaattaatttaaaaataatgaaccagtaagaaaacccccaaacataaaaacttactatgggaacaggaaagcctgaggttcatcttcagaggaagacactaattaaaaaaaaacaaacaacttctaccccaaagagtaacattaagtGGTCCCTGCCCAAAGAGAATTTACAGAActcaaaaaacaatttaaaaaaatcaaatgagagacatagagaaaaaataaaaaataaaaataaaaactgtccaagaaaaagattatgaaaaaaagttaaccaactagaaaaggaaatatagaatctcaatgataaaaataaccatttgaaaattagaattgggcaaggggaagtcagtgaagctataagagaccaataaataataaaacagattatcgagaatgaaaaaatagaatagaaatgaaataacataagaaaaacaacagatctggagaactgatgaaaaaaagaaaatataagaacaacTGGACTACTTAAAagctgtgataaaaaaaaaagaaccttgatacaataatgtaaaaaataat
Protein-coding sequences here:
- the LOC141543603 gene encoding complement C1r subcomponent-like protein isoform X1, producing the protein MKLSFYTIFSNLENWTTIFFKGFLVYYQVVVMTCSSPQNPSYWGFENVTESGEDTYQDKISYPCHEPYYKIVPAMDSGQPLPGIFNDSTQDIWKDREGNGKTPQCLPVCGQPFIPIDQDQGALDASKAKLGNFPWQALTIIYGRGGGALLGDRWILTAAHTIYPKDSFSQKNQTVEVFLGHTDLEEIIRLGTHTVRRVIVHPDYRQEEPNNFEGDIALLELENRVSLSPNILPICLPDSETLYNSGLMGYVSGFGMERGRLVSQLKYVRLPIAKREACENWLLEKNRTEVFSSNMFCAGNRTLKQDACQGDSGGVFAVWDNTTERWMATGIVSWGIDCGKGFGFYTKVLNYMDWLKGIMEGEA
- the LOC141543603 gene encoding complement C1r subcomponent-like protein isoform X2; translated protein: MKLSFYTIFSNLENWTTIFFKGFLVYYQVVVMTCSSPQNPSYWGFENVTESGEDTYQDKISYPCHEPYYKIVPAMDSGQPLPVCGQPFIPIDQDQGALDASKAKLGNFPWQALTIIYGRGGGALLGDRWILTAAHTIYPKDSFSQKNQTVEVFLGHTDLEEIIRLGTHTVRRVIVHPDYRQEEPNNFEGDIALLELENRVSLSPNILPICLPDSETLYNSGLMGYVSGFGMERGRLVSQLKYVRLPIAKREACENWLLEKNRTEVFSSNMFCAGNRTLKQDACQGDSGGVFAVWDNTTERWMATGIVSWGIDCGKGFGFYTKVLNYMDWLKGIMEGEA